The Halobacillus ihumii genomic sequence TCCATCATGAACGTCTGCACCTTTAATGGCTTCATCAAATGTCCAAACGATATTAGAAGATGTCACGACTGCTGTATCTCCATCAGCCGGAGATACAGTAACCGTTGGTGGAGTTGTATCTGGATTAGGTTTATATACTTCATTAAACCAAGTATCAGCAGAAACAAAACCATCATTAGCTTCGTTACCTACAAACTTCCATTCTTCATCAAATTTACGTGGAATAAATTCACCAACAATGGAAGGCGAACCAAACTCAATAGAGTCTGTTGCTGTATTATTTGTACGGGAAGGCTCCTGGAACTTGCCTTTAAGTAACCACCAAAATTCACTAGTTCCGTCATCCATGGTTACTTCATAACCAAAAGCGCCGTATGGTGCGTTTCCTTTTGACTTAAGAACGCCATCCGGGCCAAGCTCTCTTCCCAATAAAACAGCTTCTTGTTTTGCTGGAAGATTTGTTGTATTAATTGTTACTCCTGCATAATTAAACTTACTTGCAGAAGCTACAACGTGGTTATCCCCAAAGTGCCTTCCTGTGGCAATGTTCGGCTCCAATTGAGCTGTAACCGCTTCAGATATTTTAATCGGTGTTTCATACACCGTACCTGTTTCATCATCAGAAACCAGTGGTGCGAAGTGGAAGTTTTTTAAAC encodes the following:
- a CDS encoding major tail protein; this encodes MYATGLKNFHFAPLVSDDETGTVYETPIKISEAVTAQLEPNIATGRHFGDNHVVASASKFNYAGVTINTTNLPAKQEAVLLGRELGPDGVLKSKGNAPYGAFGYEVTMDDGTSEFWWLLKGKFQEPSRTNNTATDSIEFGSPSIVGEFIPRKFDEEWKFVGNEANDGFVSADTWFNEVYKPNPDTTPPTVTVSPADGDTAVVTSSNIVWTFDEAIKGADVHDGNFYLMDSSGALVDGELTQSTDETTVTFTPTSALTSATDFTAVASKNIRDLAGNNLASNEITNFTTA